One part of the Glycine soja cultivar W05 chromosome 11, ASM419377v2, whole genome shotgun sequence genome encodes these proteins:
- the LOC114373751 gene encoding trifunctional UDP-glucose 4,6-dehydratase/UDP-4-keto-6-deoxy-D-glucose 3,5-epimerase/UDP-4-keto-L-rhamnose-reductase RHM1, with protein MATHTPKNILITGAAGFIASHVANRLIRNYPQYKIVVLDKLDYCSNLKNLIPSKSSPNFKFVKGDIGSADLVNYLLITESIDTIMHFAAQTHVDNSFGNSFEFTKNNIYGTHVLLEACKVTGQIKRFIHVSTDEVYGETDEDAVVGNHEASQLLPTNPYSATKAGAEMLVMAYGRSYGLPVITTRGNNVYGPNQFPEKLIPKFILLAMQGKPLPIHGDGSNVRSYLYCEDVAEAFELILHKGEVGHVYNIGTKKERRVIDVAKDMCRLFKMDPETSIKFVENRPFNDQRYFLDDEKLKILGWSERTTWEEGLKKTMDWYINNPDWWGDVSGALLPHPRMLMMPGGLERHFDGSDEEKPASYVSTNTRMVVPTSKNVNSSQKPALKFLIYGRTGWIGGLLGKLCEKQGIPYEYGKGRLEDRSSLVADIQNVKPTHIFNAAGVTGRPNVDWCESHKTETIRTNVAGTLTLADVSREHGLLMINYATGCIFEYDAAHPEGSGIGFKEEDRPNFFGSFYSKTKAMVEELLKEYDNVCTLRVRMPISSDLSNPRNFITKISRYNKVVNIPNSMTILDELLPISIEMAKRNLRGIWNFTNPGAVSHNEILEMYRDYIDPSFKWANFNLEEQAKVIIAARSNNEMDASKLKNEFPELLSIKESLIKYVFEPNKKTA; from the exons ATGGCTACGCATACGCCAAAAAATATCCTCATTACTGGAGCTGCTGGATTCATCGCATCTCATGTTGCGAACCGGCTTATTCGGAATTATCCCCAGTACAAAATTGTTGTTCTTGACAAGCTTGATTACTGTTCAAATCTGAAGAATCTCATTCCTTCAAAATCATCTCCTAACTTCAAGTTTGTGAAGGGGGATATTGGAAGTGCTGATCTTGTCAACTACCTTCTCATCACTGAGTCCATTGACACAATAATGCACTTTGCTGCTCAAACCCATGTTGACAACTCCTTTGGCAACAGCTTTGAGTTCACCAAGAACAACATTTATGGTACTCATGTCCTATTAGAAGCCTGCAAGGTAACTGGCCAGATCAAGAGGTTCATCCATGTGAGCACTGATGAGGTCTACGGAGAGACAGATGAAGATGCTGTTGTTGGAAACCATGAGGCTTCTCAGTTACTCCCCACGAATCCATACTCTGCAACAAAAGCTGGGGCAGAAATGCTTGTCATGGCATATGGCAGGTCGTATGGGTTACCTGTGATCACGACTCGTGGGAACAATGTTTATGGGCCCAATCAGTTCCCTGAGAAGTTAATTCCAAAGTTCATTCTCCTGGCTATGCAAGGCAAGCCTCTTCCAATCCACGGGGATGGTTCTAATGTGAGGAGTTATTTGTATTGTGAAGATGTTGCAGAAGCTTTTGAACTTATCCTTCACAAGGGAGAGGTCGGGCATGTTTACAATATTGGTACTAAGAAGGAAAGGAGGGTTATTGATGTTGCCAAAGATATGTGCAGGCTTTTTAAGATGGACCCAGAGACTAGTATAAAATTTGTGGAGAACAGACCATTTAATGACCAGAGATACTTTCTTGATGATGAAAAGCTTAAGATCTTGGGTTGGTCTGAGAGGACCACTTGGGAAGAGGGCTTGAAGAAAACCATGGACTGGTATATCAACAATCCTGATTGGTGGGGTGATGTCAGTGGTGCATTGCTTCCTCATCCAAGGATGCTGATGATGCCTGGTGGATTGGAGAGACATTTTGATGGATCTGATGAAGAAAAACCTGCATCATATGTCTCAACTAATACTCGAATGGTGGTTCCAACATCCAAGAATGTTAACTCCTCTCAGAAACCTGCTCTCAAGTTCTTGATCTATGGCAGAACAGGTTGGATTGGGGGTTTGCTGGGGAAGTTGTGTGAAAAGCAAGGAATTCCCTATGAATATGGAAAAGGACGCCTGGAGGACCGATCATCACTTGTGGCTGATATTCAGAATGTGAAGCCAACACACATTTTTAATGCAGCTGGAGTAACTGGCAGACCCAATGTCGATTGGTGTGAATCTCATAAGACGGAAACCATTCGCACCAACGTTGCTGGGACTTTAACATTGGCTGATGTCAGCAGAGAGCATGGACTCTTGATGATAAATTATGCTACTGGGTGCATATTTGAGTATGATGCAGCTCATCCAGAGGGTTCTGGCATTGGCTTTAAGGAGGAAGACAGACCCAACTTCTTTGGTTCTTTCTATTCCAAAACTAAGGCTATG GTTGAGGAGCTCTTAAAAGAATATGACAATGTGTGCACCCTCAGGGTTCGCATGCCAATTTCATCTGACTTGAGCAATCCACGCAATTTCATCACCAAGATTTCTCGTTATAACAAAGTGGTCAACATTCCAAACAGCATGACCATTTTGGATGAACTTCTGCCTATTTCAATTGAGATGGCAAAGCGAAACTTGAGGGGCATCTGGAACTTCACAAATCCTGGGGCCGTGAGCCACAATGAGATTCTTGAGATGTACAGGGATTACATCGATCCAAGCTTCAAGTGGGCTAACTTCAATCTTGAAGAGCAAGCCAAGGTGATAATTGCTGCACGGAGCAACAACGAGATGGATGCATCCAAACTGAAGAACGAGTTCCCTGAGCTTCTTTCCATCAAGGAATCACTGATCAAGTATGTCTTTGAGCCAAACAAGAAAACtgcttaa
- the LOC114377649 gene encoding bidirectional sugar transporter SWEET2-like: protein MALFAAFSICKVAKDAAGVAGNVFAFGLFVSPIPTFRRIIRNGSTEMFSGLPYIYSLLNCLICMWYGTPLISADNLLVTTVNSIGAVFQFVYIIIFLMYAEKAKKVRMIGLSLAVLGIFAIILVGSLQIDDIIMRRFFVGFLSCASLISMFASPLFIIKLVIQTKSVEFMPFYLSLSTFLMSTSFLLYGLFNDDAFIYVPNGIGTILGLIQLILYFYFEGKSRVNSREPLIVSYA, encoded by the exons ATGGCTCTCTTTGCTGCATTTTCCATTTGTAAAGTTGCCAAGGATGCAGCTGGAGTTGCAG GAAATGTCTTTGCTTTTGGGTTGTTTGTGTCTCCCAT ACCCACATTTAGGAGGATTATCAGAAATGGGTCAACAGAGATGTTCTCAGGGTTGCCATATATTTATTCCCTTCTAAACTGCTTGATCTGCATGTGGTATGGCACACCTCTGATATCTGCTGATAATTTGTTGGTTACAACTGTTAATTCAATTGGAGCTGTCTTTCAATTTGTGTACATAATCATCTTCCTGATGTATGctgagaaagcaaaaaag GTGAGAATGATTGGATTATCGCTGGCAGTTCTTGGCATATTTGCAATCATATTAGTTGGAAGCTTGCAAATAGATGACATTATAATGCGGCGGTTCTTTGTGGGATTCTTGAGCTGTGCCTCTCTCATTTCAATGTTTGCCTCTCCATTGTTTATAATT AAATTGGTCATTCAGACAAAGAGTGTTGAATTCATGCCGTTTTATCTCTCACTTTCCACCTTCCTAATGAGCACCTCTTTCTTACTTTATGGATTATTCAACGATGATGCCTTTATTTAT GTGCCAAATGGGATAGGAACCATATTGGGATTGATACAGTTGATATTATACTTCTATTTCGAGGGTAAATCTAGAGTGAACTCCAGAGAACCTTTGATAGTGTCATATGCATGA